In the genome of Qipengyuania seohaensis, one region contains:
- a CDS encoding efflux RND transporter periplasmic adaptor subunit: MNSVLERFTQRQRMFAAGLGIALVSLAAGYGLNTLGGESSGAGSETDTDCEDVLYWYDPMVPGQRFDEPGKSPFMDMMLVPKCAGEAAEAGVRIDPGLVQNFGIRTAAAEFGVLEPEITVTGVLAYNSRDVAIVQPRAGGYVQRTYGLAQDDVVGRGAPIVDILVPDWGGAQREYIAVLDTGDKALADAMRQRMRLLGMTDAMITSVERTRKAQNTITVTAPVGGAVTMLGVRAGMTVMEGQTLAEITGFSPIWLEASVPEVQAVNIRQGQPISATLAAYPDQRFAGRIVAILPSADAASRTITVRAELPNPRGRLKPGMFAQVSLSPDTRRALLVPSEAVIRTGRRNLVMLKQDEGAFLPAEVEIGREANGRTEILAGLAEGEQVVTSGQFLIDSEASLGGIDVRSIDATMSMASDGSPKMRRYTATGRVTKIAGASITLNHAPVPALEWPSMVMPFALADAALVEDLEPGDTVEFTFSQHDTGPRIESIRKTDR; the protein is encoded by the coding sequence ATGAACTCCGTGCTCGAACGATTTACGCAGCGCCAACGCATGTTTGCGGCTGGGTTAGGTATTGCCCTTGTCAGCCTGGCTGCTGGCTACGGTCTTAACACGCTCGGCGGGGAGAGTAGCGGAGCTGGGTCGGAGACGGATACCGACTGTGAGGATGTGCTCTACTGGTACGATCCGATGGTGCCCGGACAGCGCTTTGACGAGCCCGGCAAGTCGCCCTTCATGGACATGATGCTGGTACCCAAGTGCGCGGGAGAAGCCGCCGAAGCGGGCGTCCGGATTGATCCGGGCCTTGTCCAGAATTTCGGCATTCGCACGGCAGCAGCCGAGTTCGGAGTTCTCGAGCCAGAGATTACCGTTACGGGTGTCCTGGCATACAACAGCCGGGATGTAGCTATCGTCCAGCCGCGAGCGGGGGGCTACGTCCAACGCACCTATGGCCTTGCGCAGGACGATGTCGTGGGTCGCGGCGCTCCGATCGTCGATATCTTGGTTCCTGATTGGGGCGGCGCGCAGCGCGAGTACATTGCTGTGCTCGATACTGGCGATAAGGCGCTGGCAGATGCGATGCGGCAGCGCATGCGCCTGCTCGGCATGACCGATGCGATGATCACGTCGGTCGAACGCACACGCAAAGCGCAAAACACGATTACTGTTACCGCTCCGGTGGGCGGTGCCGTAACAATGCTGGGGGTGCGTGCAGGCATGACCGTGATGGAAGGCCAGACACTCGCGGAGATTACAGGCTTCTCGCCGATATGGCTGGAAGCTTCGGTTCCTGAAGTCCAGGCCGTAAATATCCGGCAGGGCCAGCCCATCAGTGCGACCTTGGCAGCGTATCCGGATCAGCGATTTGCGGGACGAATTGTTGCCATCCTTCCCAGCGCCGATGCAGCCAGCCGGACGATCACCGTCCGGGCTGAATTGCCGAACCCGCGCGGCAGGCTGAAGCCGGGCATGTTCGCGCAGGTGTCGCTTTCACCCGACACACGGCGAGCCTTGCTGGTACCGTCGGAGGCGGTCATTCGAACCGGACGCCGCAATCTTGTGATGCTCAAGCAGGATGAAGGCGCCTTTCTGCCTGCCGAGGTCGAAATCGGACGCGAGGCGAATGGTAGGACAGAGATACTCGCAGGCCTTGCGGAGGGCGAGCAGGTCGTCACTTCAGGTCAGTTCCTGATCGACTCCGAAGCAAGTCTTGGCGGGATCGACGTCAGGTCGATCGATGCGACCATGAGCATGGCGTCGGACGGCTCGCCAAAGATGAGGAGGTACACCGCTACGGGAAGAGTGACGAAAATCGCTGGTGCTTCGATCACTCTCAATCACGCGCCGGTTCCCGCCCTCGAATGGCCAAGCATGGTCATGCCCTTCGCTCTCGCCGACGCCGCCCTAGTTGAGGATCTGGAACCGGGCGATACTGTCGAGTTCACCTTCTCGCAGCACGACACCGGTCCGCGTATCGAATCCATTCGGAAGACCGACCGATGA
- a CDS encoding TolC family protein codes for MDWRIGLVSFSALLSAQAAQAQSVGYEEALAAVRVEQPALEAGALRVQSRREAAEAADELPDPRVRAGVMNLPVSGPAAFELDRQLPTQVAIGIEQEIPNLARRRARVGVASSEVRLAEARLGVTDRDLLADAGMAWVRLYYAQARIELAHAALDELSAFVPAANSAVASGSARPAESLAIRRELLGIEDAATSIEAERETAQAQLSRYIPFPDPVALGEAPSAALDEGKLRFELEGNPELLLADAEQDRAEAGVALARAEKRPDFGVSVTYGRRDQAFGDAVSVMGSITLPIFTDRRQNPRIAAAEADAAAALAEREDRRRALVADFEADLATWRSTMRQWRRARDELLPLARDRVDLETASFAAGRADLVDVIAAKSALALLELEILEREQAAVQAAVKLQLTYGEGRP; via the coding sequence ATGGATTGGCGAATTGGCTTGGTGTCGTTTTCGGCCCTGCTCAGCGCACAAGCTGCGCAAGCGCAGTCTGTCGGATACGAAGAGGCACTTGCAGCGGTCAGAGTGGAGCAGCCTGCGCTAGAAGCTGGCGCGCTACGTGTACAATCACGGCGCGAGGCTGCGGAAGCGGCAGACGAGCTTCCTGACCCGCGTGTACGCGCAGGTGTTATGAACCTTCCGGTCAGCGGTCCCGCGGCGTTCGAGCTAGACCGGCAACTTCCTACGCAAGTCGCCATCGGTATCGAGCAGGAGATACCCAACCTAGCCCGCCGGCGGGCAAGAGTTGGCGTTGCCAGTTCGGAAGTGAGGCTAGCCGAAGCGCGCCTGGGTGTGACCGACCGTGATCTCCTCGCCGATGCGGGAATGGCTTGGGTGAGGCTCTATTATGCGCAGGCGCGGATTGAACTTGCCCACGCCGCACTGGACGAATTGAGTGCATTCGTACCCGCAGCGAACAGCGCCGTCGCCTCCGGGTCGGCCCGCCCGGCAGAGAGTCTGGCGATCCGGCGCGAACTGCTTGGGATCGAGGATGCAGCGACGTCGATCGAGGCCGAGCGCGAGACGGCGCAAGCTCAGCTCTCCCGATACATACCGTTCCCTGACCCGGTTGCCTTAGGTGAGGCCCCCTCGGCGGCTCTTGATGAAGGCAAGCTTCGCTTCGAACTGGAAGGGAATCCCGAACTCCTGCTGGCCGATGCGGAACAAGACCGGGCCGAAGCCGGTGTCGCGCTCGCTCGCGCTGAAAAGAGGCCGGATTTTGGGGTGAGCGTCACCTATGGTCGTCGCGACCAGGCTTTTGGCGATGCCGTGTCTGTCATGGGGTCGATTACTCTTCCGATCTTCACCGACCGGCGGCAGAATCCACGCATCGCCGCCGCCGAAGCCGATGCCGCTGCCGCTTTGGCCGAGCGCGAGGATCGCAGACGCGCGCTAGTTGCGGATTTCGAAGCCGATCTTGCCACTTGGCGCAGCACTATGCGCCAGTGGCGTCGCGCGCGTGATGAACTTCTTCCGCTCGCGCGTGACCGCGTTGACCTCGAGACAGCCAGCTTTGCGGCCGGGCGTGCCGATCTCGTTGATGTGATTGCGGCGAAATCCGCACTTGCCCTGCTCGAGCTGGAAATTCTCGAACGCGAACAGGCGGCGGTGCAGGCGGCGGTCAAACTACAACTCACATACGGGGAGGGCAGGCCATGA
- a CDS encoding AlpA family transcriptional regulator has translation MHKASLSERDTICDPAQPAITPDRNASERLIRLPEVMERVGLKRTAIYQRMREGRFPKSRSLGPRCTVWVEAEIDDWIETVVGQD, from the coding sequence ATGCACAAAGCTTCGCTCTCTGAACGGGACACCATATGCGACCCGGCACAACCTGCAATAACGCCGGATCGGAATGCTTCGGAGCGGCTTATCAGGCTTCCCGAAGTGATGGAGCGTGTCGGACTGAAGCGCACGGCGATCTATCAGCGCATGCGCGAAGGGCGCTTTCCAAAGTCGCGTTCGCTCGGTCCCCGTTGCACGGTATGGGTCGAGGCCGAGATCGATGACTGGATCGAGACTGTAGTCGGACAGGACTGA
- the traL gene encoding type IV conjugative transfer system protein TraL gives MADRYLVPRRLDDPELIGFWTIDEFAGLLVPFAWGILAQHIIIGTGLSVMTWFALRKAKATGAGSKLVHAAYWYLPGSFLGLKATPPSHCRLLAG, from the coding sequence ATGGCCGACAGGTATCTTGTTCCACGGCGGCTCGACGATCCGGAGCTCATCGGCTTCTGGACCATCGACGAGTTTGCGGGACTGCTTGTCCCGTTCGCTTGGGGCATTCTCGCGCAGCACATCATCATCGGCACTGGCCTATCGGTCATGACCTGGTTCGCCTTGCGGAAGGCGAAAGCAACAGGTGCAGGCTCGAAACTGGTGCACGCTGCCTACTGGTACCTTCCGGGGAGTTTCCTCGGGCTGAAAGCCACGCCGCCCTCCCACTGCCGCCTGCTCGCAGGCTGA
- a CDS encoding type IV conjugative transfer system protein TraE — MKHEFAYEEAQRHLKQRNRFAALAGVLGLTTVLAIGAAATRDDTLVLVPVTSERIALSSGGIEAHYLELVTRDTALILLNRAPESLDYWMEQILKVADPTARGHLKAELVKIVDEQRGSDISQAFVIASMRVDTKALSSTVTGTLKTFVGAQVIASQERSFEFTWNRRGLSLGLAGFRQLPNTNEEEDL, encoded by the coding sequence ATGAAACACGAATTCGCATACGAAGAAGCACAGCGGCATCTGAAGCAGCGCAATCGCTTTGCGGCGCTTGCCGGTGTGCTGGGTCTTACTACCGTGCTCGCAATCGGCGCGGCAGCGACGCGCGACGACACACTCGTGCTCGTGCCGGTAACGTCCGAACGGATCGCGCTCAGCAGCGGCGGGATCGAGGCGCACTATCTCGAGCTCGTCACCCGCGACACCGCGCTGATCCTGCTCAACCGCGCGCCCGAAAGCCTCGACTACTGGATGGAGCAGATCCTGAAGGTGGCCGATCCGACAGCGCGCGGACACCTCAAGGCAGAGCTGGTAAAGATCGTCGACGAGCAACGCGGCTCAGACATTAGCCAAGCCTTCGTCATCGCCTCGATGCGCGTCGATACAAAGGCGCTGAGCTCAACTGTCACCGGCACGCTCAAGACCTTCGTCGGAGCGCAGGTCATCGCGAGCCAGGAGCGTAGCTTCGAATTCACCTGGAACCGGCGCGGTCTCAGCCTTGGCCTCGCAGGTTTCCGTCAGCTTCCCAACACCAACGAGGAGGAAGACCTATGA
- a CDS encoding type-F conjugative transfer system secretin TraK yields the protein MSLLARPFPAALTSVALAAMTFAFAAPARADQFVEAADGATIDCVLARGALTRIALIEDGFANVSKMASGFPYNDFEVTHEPVRGDIYVSVPLQYASARVSFFATSSAGHVYKFACRVEGEEASQLFVTNPALAKPDAADWEEGAPSRDDATLRLIEAMAHDAVLPGFRARAALSRPRRTGNLEVQQVAEYEGAELTGQAFSLRNLGSEPIDLASERAAPAGALAFAYGRDALAPGETTQAFLVFAKGGLE from the coding sequence ATGAGTCTCCTTGCCCGTCCCTTCCCGGCCGCACTGACCAGCGTCGCGCTTGCCGCCATGACCTTCGCGTTTGCTGCGCCAGCGCGGGCAGACCAGTTCGTCGAAGCCGCCGATGGCGCGACTATCGATTGCGTGCTCGCGCGCGGCGCGCTCACCCGCATCGCGCTCATCGAAGACGGCTTCGCCAATGTCTCGAAGATGGCGAGCGGCTTTCCCTATAATGATTTCGAAGTGACGCACGAGCCGGTGCGCGGCGACATCTATGTTTCGGTGCCGCTGCAATACGCGAGCGCCAGAGTCAGCTTCTTCGCGACCAGCAGCGCAGGCCATGTCTACAAGTTCGCCTGCCGCGTCGAGGGTGAGGAAGCAAGCCAGCTCTTCGTCACCAACCCGGCGCTCGCCAAGCCCGATGCCGCCGACTGGGAGGAAGGCGCACCGAGCCGCGACGACGCCACCCTTCGCCTGATCGAGGCCATGGCACATGATGCTGTGCTGCCCGGGTTTCGCGCACGGGCCGCGCTGTCGCGGCCGCGGCGGACAGGCAATCTCGAGGTCCAGCAAGTCGCCGAATACGAAGGCGCCGAGCTTACCGGCCAGGCTTTCAGCCTTCGCAACCTTGGTTCCGAACCCATCGATCTTGCCAGCGAGCGAGCTGCTCCTGCGGGCGCATTGGCCTTTGCGTACGGACGCGACGCGCTTGCTCCCGGCGAGACGACGCAAGCCTTCCTCGTGTTCGCCAAGGGAGGGCTCGAGTGA
- a CDS encoding TraB/VirB10 family protein — MADSTPPISGSPHAKDQGSAKRSKLNSVIARRQKLLLGGIGAVALIAGSMFIFGGDDAQNDGEGGATTIDTGGLVNRNLASREFVAVYGNRLDAQGKAIKDLQDSQLPKGTIEQELETLRGENARMLSDGQAAIDAISAENAALRSELETVRANPPAAPVAPADRRQPGTSPLPLDPTALAEPKASLLSFEGEKAKASPARAGDRSPPLLLEASRDYLPPNSYAPATVIVGVDASTGVTSQSDPLPVVLRITGPARSVLKGNRLLTTDLTGCLVNGAARGDLSAEKVYVNLVRMTCAQPGGRFAVSEVKGFIAFAGKSGVRGRVVSREGSLVSQALLAGIVGGFGRGFSANANGVFAGRVGEDGTREALSPTDILAGGFGQGAGEAADTVSKYLIERAEQYQPVVEMPTGIAVEIVFLDGVHVRSTSQ, encoded by the coding sequence ATGGCCGACAGTACACCCCCAATATCAGGAAGCCCACACGCCAAAGACCAGGGCAGCGCCAAGCGCTCGAAGCTCAACTCCGTAATCGCGCGGCGCCAGAAGCTGTTGCTCGGCGGGATTGGAGCGGTCGCGTTGATCGCCGGATCGATGTTCATCTTCGGCGGCGACGATGCCCAGAACGACGGAGAGGGCGGTGCAACCACCATCGACACCGGCGGCCTCGTCAATCGCAACCTCGCTAGCCGAGAATTCGTAGCCGTCTACGGCAACCGTCTCGACGCGCAGGGCAAGGCGATCAAGGACCTCCAGGACAGCCAGCTTCCGAAGGGCACAATCGAGCAGGAACTCGAAACGCTGCGCGGCGAGAATGCGCGGATGCTGAGCGATGGCCAGGCCGCGATCGATGCGATCTCGGCGGAGAATGCGGCGCTGCGCAGCGAGCTCGAAACCGTCCGGGCCAATCCGCCCGCCGCGCCGGTTGCTCCTGCCGATCGGCGTCAACCCGGCACTTCACCTTTACCGCTTGATCCCACAGCGTTGGCCGAACCCAAAGCGAGCCTGCTGAGCTTCGAGGGCGAGAAAGCGAAGGCTTCACCTGCGCGCGCCGGCGACAGGTCACCGCCGCTGCTGCTCGAGGCAAGCCGCGATTACCTTCCGCCCAACAGCTATGCGCCAGCGACCGTCATCGTCGGCGTCGATGCATCGACCGGCGTGACCAGCCAGAGCGATCCCCTGCCCGTGGTGCTGCGCATCACCGGTCCGGCGCGCTCGGTACTCAAGGGCAATCGCCTGCTCACCACCGACCTCACCGGCTGCCTCGTCAATGGCGCGGCGCGCGGCGATCTCTCGGCCGAAAAGGTCTACGTCAATCTCGTGCGCATGACCTGCGCGCAGCCCGGCGGTCGCTTCGCGGTCAGCGAGGTCAAGGGGTTTATCGCCTTTGCCGGAAAGTCCGGCGTGCGCGGCCGCGTTGTCAGCCGCGAAGGCAGCCTGGTCAGCCAGGCGCTACTCGCCGGGATCGTCGGCGGCTTCGGACGCGGCTTCTCGGCCAATGCCAACGGCGTCTTTGCAGGCCGTGTCGGCGAAGACGGGACGCGCGAAGCGCTCTCCCCCACCGACATCCTTGCAGGCGGCTTCGGCCAGGGCGCGGGCGAGGCCGCGGACACGGTCAGCAAATACCTCATCGAACGCGCAGAACAATATCAACCCGTCGTCGAGATGCCGACCGGCATCGCAGTCGAGATCGTCTTCCTCGACGGCGTCCATGTCAGGAGCACTTCCCAATGA
- a CDS encoding DsbC family protein yields MNFNTFRPGLKARAIHLSLAAASAAALLTSGVAVVTAMPAQAAIARDVSQALKLRLPKTPIDALDCTTFAPWCEVVSGESLFYIDEAARYLFVGRLYDLEERRDVTAARLLELNPDLLAAGAARAADRAEAHSPEARTAPAKTKVDLSGLPKDGGVVWGNRKGPRLVVFSDFQCGYCQRLTGELEKAGVLVEERPISIFGASSRRMSEGVLCAKDKAKALHAAYAGRAPSAPANCDVGEALDANEAFARANGFAGTPVIVRASDGAVLHGYRDAATLRKFANAKPGGRK; encoded by the coding sequence ATGAATTTCAACACCTTTCGGCCGGGCCTGAAGGCCCGCGCCATTCACCTCTCGCTTGCCGCAGCCAGCGCAGCGGCCCTCCTCACCAGCGGCGTTGCGGTGGTCACTGCCATGCCGGCGCAAGCCGCTATTGCACGCGATGTCTCACAGGCGTTGAAGCTGCGCCTGCCCAAGACGCCGATCGACGCGCTCGACTGCACGACATTCGCACCGTGGTGCGAAGTCGTCTCGGGAGAGAGCCTGTTCTATATCGACGAAGCGGCCCGCTATCTCTTTGTCGGACGTCTTTACGACCTCGAAGAACGCCGCGATGTGACAGCAGCGCGGCTGCTCGAGCTCAACCCCGACCTGCTCGCTGCAGGCGCAGCGCGGGCGGCAGACCGCGCGGAAGCGCATTCTCCCGAAGCTCGAACCGCGCCCGCCAAGACCAAGGTCGACCTCTCAGGCCTGCCCAAGGATGGCGGGGTCGTCTGGGGCAACCGCAAGGGGCCGCGTCTCGTTGTCTTTTCCGATTTCCAGTGCGGATACTGCCAGCGGCTGACGGGCGAGCTCGAAAAGGCCGGCGTGCTGGTCGAAGAGCGCCCGATCTCGATCTTTGGCGCTTCGAGCCGCCGCATGTCCGAAGGCGTGCTCTGTGCCAAGGACAAGGCCAAGGCGCTTCACGCTGCCTATGCCGGGCGCGCGCCTTCGGCCCCGGCCAATTGCGACGTCGGCGAGGCGCTCGATGCCAACGAAGCATTCGCGCGTGCCAATGGCTTTGCCGGAACCCCGGTGATTGTGCGCGCAAGCGACGGCGCAGTCCTCCACGGCTACCGCGATGCCGCAACGCTCCGGAAATTCGCGAACGCGAAGCCGGGAGGCCGCAAATGA
- the traC gene encoding type IV secretion system protein TraC, producing MNLSLASARDALLSGLFGDAKRADHPQAHFSLDMLSDWLPYRVYDEGPGLYRNAHSKGFVLEVTPLIGADERTGEILGQFFSESLPQGACLQVLNFASPRIGAIVGPWFGPRYEQGGIYEAIAKARTNRLYDLVWHSGSAHAPFHARHVRLVLSLGVPIPGNVTDAELTECRDGMAGMLNSLGLASNRLEPAGLLALIDELTSPTTAREPDLTHWNREDTLDVQAIRRDIELEVEDDRLILRTERFRETGRSRDGVPQMGTCYPDRFDVRHYGVRSTPERWAPWECARLIGDMFTEKLRFPCPAATMLCLHYPDQEAASARAGYKFMRTTSLSETKSARFLPRLGEQSAEWKHVQAELQAGKKLVKLFYGLTTISPLGDGDAHERTVKAIYKAAGWDLADERFLQLQGLVAAFPLSLADGLVHDLARLKRFRTMLSTTAANIAPLQGEYLGGAIPHLLLLGRRGQPFFWSPFENKAGNHNIAICGKSGSGKSVLLQELCAALRGAGAKVVVIDDGRSFEHSVKLQGGRFVEFTLASGFSLNPFSMVDDARAHEDEDYRLDCFAMIKAIVGQMARPSAAPSDTERGLIDRAVTQVWEALGSGGAIDDVAHALHQSDNEAGKDLATAIAPFCRGGSYAGFFSGKASFALEDDFTVFEMSDLASREELRSVVLSAIMFMTGQAMTRSSRSTKKLLLIDEAWAMLKGGSMGEFVETYARTARKYGGALATATQSLNDYYKSDGARAALENSDWMLVLQQKPETIADFRKEARLDMDDRTETLIRSLKRSGTEYSEIYLKGPEVEAVGRLVLDPLSATIFSSDPDTYAAIRCHVENGMPLERAVALVAGVEGGM from the coding sequence ATGAACCTCTCGCTTGCTTCTGCGCGCGATGCGCTGCTCTCCGGGCTATTCGGCGACGCCAAGCGCGCTGACCATCCGCAGGCCCATTTCTCGCTCGACATGCTGTCGGACTGGCTGCCCTACCGCGTCTACGACGAGGGACCCGGCCTCTATCGCAACGCGCATTCGAAAGGCTTCGTCCTCGAAGTGACCCCGCTGATCGGTGCCGACGAGCGAACCGGCGAAATCCTCGGACAATTCTTCTCCGAGAGCCTGCCGCAGGGAGCCTGTCTCCAAGTTCTGAACTTCGCGTCCCCGCGCATCGGAGCCATCGTCGGACCCTGGTTCGGCCCGCGCTACGAGCAGGGCGGGATCTACGAAGCCATCGCCAAGGCGCGGACCAATCGCCTCTACGATCTCGTCTGGCATTCGGGCTCGGCGCATGCGCCGTTCCATGCGCGCCATGTGCGTCTCGTGCTGTCCCTTGGGGTTCCAATCCCCGGCAACGTCACCGACGCCGAACTCACCGAATGCCGCGACGGGATGGCTGGGATGCTGAACTCGCTCGGTCTTGCCTCGAACCGGCTCGAACCGGCGGGCCTCCTCGCGCTGATCGACGAACTGACTTCGCCGACCACCGCGCGCGAGCCCGATCTTACACACTGGAACCGCGAGGACACGCTCGACGTTCAGGCGATCCGCCGCGACATCGAACTCGAAGTCGAGGACGACCGGCTGATCTTGCGCACCGAGCGCTTCCGCGAGACCGGACGTAGCCGCGATGGCGTTCCCCAAATGGGCACCTGCTATCCTGACCGCTTCGATGTCCGCCACTATGGCGTACGCTCGACGCCCGAACGCTGGGCGCCGTGGGAATGCGCGCGGCTGATCGGCGACATGTTTACCGAAAAGCTGCGCTTTCCCTGTCCGGCTGCAACCATGCTGTGCCTGCACTATCCCGATCAGGAGGCTGCCTCGGCGCGCGCGGGCTACAAGTTCATGCGCACCACCAGCCTTTCGGAAACGAAGAGCGCGCGCTTCCTCCCCAGGCTTGGCGAGCAATCGGCCGAATGGAAGCACGTCCAGGCCGAGCTCCAGGCCGGCAAAAAGCTGGTGAAGCTCTTCTACGGCCTCACCACCATCTCGCCGCTGGGAGACGGCGATGCGCACGAACGCACGGTCAAGGCGATCTACAAGGCCGCCGGCTGGGACCTTGCCGACGAGCGGTTCCTCCAGCTGCAGGGCCTCGTCGCGGCCTTCCCGCTGAGCCTCGCCGACGGGCTCGTCCACGACCTGGCGCGCCTCAAGCGCTTTCGCACCATGCTTTCGACCACCGCGGCAAACATCGCCCCGCTGCAGGGCGAGTACCTCGGCGGCGCAATCCCGCACTTGCTGCTGCTGGGACGCCGCGGCCAGCCCTTCTTCTGGTCGCCGTTCGAAAACAAGGCGGGCAACCATAATATCGCGATTTGCGGGAAGTCCGGCTCGGGCAAGTCGGTGCTGCTGCAGGAACTCTGCGCCGCGCTGCGTGGGGCCGGCGCCAAGGTCGTGGTGATCGACGACGGGCGCAGCTTCGAGCATTCGGTCAAGCTGCAGGGCGGCCGCTTCGTCGAGTTCACGCTTGCCTCGGGTTTCTCACTGAACCCCTTCTCGATGGTCGATGATGCAAGGGCGCACGAGGACGAGGACTACCGGCTCGACTGCTTTGCGATGATCAAGGCGATCGTCGGCCAGATGGCGCGACCGAGCGCTGCGCCTTCGGACACCGAGCGCGGCCTCATTGACCGGGCGGTGACGCAGGTGTGGGAAGCGCTCGGCAGTGGCGGCGCGATCGACGACGTCGCGCATGCGCTCCATCAGAGCGACAACGAGGCGGGCAAGGACCTGGCGACCGCGATCGCGCCCTTCTGCCGGGGCGGCAGCTATGCCGGGTTCTTCTCGGGCAAGGCGAGCTTCGCGCTCGAGGACGACTTCACCGTGTTCGAGATGAGCGACCTTGCAAGTCGCGAGGAACTCAGAAGCGTCGTCCTTTCGGCAATCATGTTCATGACCGGTCAGGCGATGACGCGCTCGTCGCGCTCGACCAAGAAGCTGCTGCTGATCGACGAGGCCTGGGCGATGCTCAAGGGCGGTTCGATGGGCGAGTTCGTCGAGACCTATGCCCGCACCGCGCGCAAGTATGGCGGCGCGCTTGCGACCGCCACCCAGTCCTTGAACGACTACTACAAGTCCGATGGCGCGCGCGCGGCGCTCGAGAACAGCGACTGGATGCTGGTGCTTCAGCAGAAACCCGAGACGATCGCCGACTTCCGCAAGGAAGCGCGGCTCGACATGGACGACCGCACCGAGACGCTGATCCGCAGCCTCAAGCGCTCGGGAACCGAGTACAGCGAGATCTATCTCAAAGGTCCCGAGGTCGAAGCGGTCGGACGGCTCGTGCTCGATCCGCTCTCGGCGACGATCTTCTCTTCCGATCCTGACACCTACGCCGCGATCCGCTGCCATGTCGAAAACGGCATGCCGCTCGAACGCGCGGTCGCGCTGGTCGCAGGCGTAGAAGGAGGCATGTGA
- a CDS encoding TrbI F-type domain-containing protein — protein MDRLHLPLSQLGPKLLAVAVLVAALLWGAWITQQVTSSPEQRIVTVRLAETIGTFVEEAARADADPAVVQAASLAYLKAAESAVADMGHDGRVVLVAEAVLAGAAEDATSELEQRIADKLAGEIQP, from the coding sequence ATGGATAGACTGCACCTCCCGCTTAGCCAGCTGGGCCCGAAACTCCTCGCCGTAGCGGTGCTCGTTGCCGCGCTCCTGTGGGGTGCGTGGATCACGCAGCAGGTCACCAGCTCCCCGGAGCAGCGGATCGTCACGGTCCGGCTCGCCGAGACCATCGGGACATTCGTCGAGGAAGCCGCGCGCGCCGATGCCGATCCGGCGGTCGTCCAAGCGGCTAGCCTTGCCTACCTCAAGGCCGCCGAAAGCGCCGTTGCCGACATGGGCCATGACGGCCGCGTGGTGCTGGTTGCCGAGGCCGTGCTCGCGGGCGCTGCCGAAGACGCAACCTCCGAACTCGAGCAGCGCATTGCGGACAAGCTCGCAGGGGAGATCCAGCCATGA
- a CDS encoding S26 family signal peptidase: protein MSLPRSIRRSLLLSGLVLLPLAWAPLDAFSKDHAFLINASPSLPNWAFWLDKRAPIERGSLIFFEPPESELVERHFGKGPQMFGKRVLGMPGDVVRHEGDAVFINGKQVASLLEVTRLGVPLTRGPEGAIPEACYYTGTDHPRGLDSRYGAIGFVCREQILGSGRAIL, encoded by the coding sequence ATGAGCCTGCCCCGCTCGATCCGCCGTTCGCTGCTGCTCTCGGGGCTGGTCCTGCTGCCGCTCGCCTGGGCGCCGCTCGATGCCTTCAGCAAGGACCACGCTTTCCTCATCAATGCGAGCCCGAGCCTGCCAAACTGGGCGTTCTGGCTCGACAAGCGCGCGCCGATCGAACGCGGCAGCCTGATCTTCTTTGAGCCGCCGGAAAGCGAACTCGTCGAAAGGCATTTCGGAAAGGGACCGCAGATGTTCGGCAAGCGCGTCCTTGGCATGCCGGGCGATGTCGTGCGCCACGAGGGCGATGCGGTTTTCATCAACGGAAAGCAGGTCGCAAGCCTGCTCGAGGTTACCCGCCTTGGCGTGCCGCTCACGCGCGGTCCCGAAGGCGCAATACCGGAAGCTTGCTACTACACCGGAACCGACCATCCACGCGGGCTCGACAGCCGCTACGGCGCCATCGGTTTCGTTTGCCGCGAGCAGATCCTCGGCAGCGGGAGGGCTATCCTGTGA